Sequence from the Gemmatimonadaceae bacterium genome:
CAGAAACCCGCAGACGTTCGAGAGTTTTCGCCGCGCTCGATCATCGTCGGATTGGTCGTCGCGCTCGTCATCGGGGCGTCGTATCCGTACGTCGTCCTCAAGTTCGGGTTCGGTCCCAACATCTCCGTCGTCTCGGCGTTCTTCGGCTTCCTCGCGCTGGGACTGTTCACGCGGAACTACAACCGCTGGGAGAACAACGTCGTGCAGACAGCGGGCACGACGGCGGGGCAGATCGCGTTTCTATGCTGGCTACTCGCCGCCTTCGACATCATGGGCGCCGACCCGACGAGCGGCTTCGACGTGCACCTGTCGCGCATGCAGACCTTTGTTTGGCTGTCGGCGTCAGGCTTGCTCGGTGTCTTTCTCGCCGTGCCGCTGCGCAAGCACTTTATTGAAGACGAAGACCTACCGTTCCCGGATGGCGTCGCCGCGGGCGAGACGCTGATCATGCTCGACTCGCACGGCCCGCAAGCGCGCAAGTCGGCGTTCGCGATGGTCGGCGCGCTGCTCGTCTCGGGATTCACGTTCCTCGCGACGCAGCTTCAGTGGATCGTCGACACGATTCCCGTAACGGTCAACGCGTTTTCGGCGCGCGTCGGCATCGGGTTCGGCATTTCGTTCCTGAACATCGGGTCCGGGATCATCATCGGACTGCGAATCAGCACGAGCATGTTCATCGGCGGCGTGATCGGCTGGATTCTCGCGCCGCCGTGGCTGTTGTCGCACGGCCTCATCGCACCGGACGCGAAGCGCGTGGACATTCTGCTCACTGTGATGTGGTTCGCGGTGGGAATGCTCATCGCCGGCGGCATCGCGGGACTCGCGCTCCGTTGGCGCGTGCTCGCGAAGTCGTTCAAGGGGCTCACCGCGAAAGGCACGAGCGGCGATCTCCCGCTGCGATGGGTGCTCATCGGTGCCGGCGCGTCCACGGTGTTCCTCATCCTCGTGCAGAGCGCGTTCTTTCACACGCCCGTGTGGCAATCCGTCGTCGCGATCGCGCTCTCCGTGCCGCTCGGTCTCGTCGCCCTACGCGTGCTCGGCGAGACGAACTGGGGGCCGATCAGCACGATGGTCAATCTCGTACAAGCGATCTTCGGCGGTCTTGCGCCGGGGGATCTGCGGGCCAGCATGGTGTCGAGCGGCATCACCGGCGCCGTCGCGGCCGAGTCCGAGGGGTTGATGCAGGACTTCCGCGCCGGTCAGATGATCAACTCGACGCCGCGCATCCTCACCTACATGCAGCTGCTGGCGGTGCCGTTCGGCGCGATCGCGCTGGCGTACATGTATCCGCTGCTGCGCGACACCTACGGAATCATCGGCGAGCACGCGCAGCTCTTGAGTCCGACGTCGCAGCGGTGGGTCGGCTTCGCGAAGATCGTGACGCAGGATCTCGGGGCGGCGACGCTCACGCCGGCGGCGGCGATGCGTTGGACGTGGATGAAGGAGTCATTCGGCGCGGGCGTGGTCGTCGGCACGATTCTCACGATCCTCGAGCTGAGAAAGGAATGGCACAAGTTCCTGCCGTCGCCGACGGGCATGGGCATCGCGATGTTGATTCCCTTCAGCGCGGTGACGATGATTTTTGTCGGCGCTGTCGCGGATCGAATCTGGAAGCTGGTTAGGCCGGAGAGCCACGAGCGCTACTCGATTCCGATCGCGTCGGGTTTGATCGCGGGCGAGGCGCTCGTGGCCGTCGTCATTCCGCTGCTCGTCACGCTCCGCCTGATGAAGTTGCCGTCCTAGATGATCGTCCATCTCATCGACGGCACGTATGAGCTGTTCCGCCACTTTTACGGGTTGCGGAGATTCGCCGAGGGAAAAGATCCGAAGTACGGCGCGGCCGTCGGCGTGTTGAATACCGTGCTGCAGATGATCGAGGGAGGCGCAACGCACATCGGCGTGGCGACCGACCGCGTGATCGAGTCGTTCCGCAACGATCTCTGGCCCGGCTACAAGACAGGTGCCGGAATCGACCGCGCGCTGTGGACCCAGTTTCGTCCGCTGGAAGACGCGCTCGAGGCGATGGGCGTCGCGACGTGGCCGATGGTCGAGCTGGAGGCCGACGACGCACTCGCATCGGCGGCGCACATCGCGGCGAAAGCTCCGACGGTGCTGAAGGTCTCCATTTGGACGCCCGACAAGGATCTCGCGCAGTGCGTGGTCGGCGACCGCGTCGTGCAGGTCGACCGCAAGTCGCAGAAGATTCGCGACGAAGCCGGCGTGCGTGAGAAGTTCGGCGTCGAGCCTCGTTTCATTCCCGACTATCTCGCGCTCGTCGGCGACAGCGCGGACGGTTATCCGGGTCTCCCGGGAATCGGCGCCGTGACCGCCGCGCGCTTGATCAATCGCCACGGACCGCTCGAGGATTTTCCGGCCGACGTGCTCGAAGGCGAGAAGCGTGAGCTGGCGCTGCTGTTCAAGACCCTCGCGACGCTTCGAACCGATGCACCGCTATTCAGCAACGTGTCGGCCCTACAATGGCGAGGACCGACGCCGCAGTTTGCGGAGTTTGGAAAACGACTCGAGGATCAACGCGTGCTCAAGCGTGCCGAAGCCGCGGCGAGTGCGCTGTAGCCGACCGCTTTCAGAGGTGTGGCCGGTAGCGCCAGGACGGCATCAACAAATTGGACGCGACGGTCAACTCGCCAGTCGGAGACCGGCGCTACTTGATCACCAACATGACCGTCGCCGGCTCGCTCGTTGCACCGCCGGTCGTGACTGTGTAGGTAAACGAGTCTGTTCCCGTGAACCCGGGGCTCGGCATGTAGGTGAAGCCGCCGTCCGGATTCACGGCAAGTTTTCCGTGCGCCGGTTTCGTGACGATCGCCGCGGTCAACGCCAAAGCGTTGGCGCCGCCACGTCCTTCAATCTCGACGAGTCCCGGTGCGCGCACGGTGAGCGGCTTCCCCTTCACGAG
This genomic interval carries:
- a CDS encoding OPT/YSL family transporter — encoded protein: MPASTQQKPADVREFSPRSIIVGLVVALVIGASYPYVVLKFGFGPNISVVSAFFGFLALGLFTRNYNRWENNVVQTAGTTAGQIAFLCWLLAAFDIMGADPTSGFDVHLSRMQTFVWLSASGLLGVFLAVPLRKHFIEDEDLPFPDGVAAGETLIMLDSHGPQARKSAFAMVGALLVSGFTFLATQLQWIVDTIPVTVNAFSARVGIGFGISFLNIGSGIIIGLRISTSMFIGGVIGWILAPPWLLSHGLIAPDAKRVDILLTVMWFAVGMLIAGGIAGLALRWRVLAKSFKGLTAKGTSGDLPLRWVLIGAGASTVFLILVQSAFFHTPVWQSVVAIALSVPLGLVALRVLGETNWGPISTMVNLVQAIFGGLAPGDLRASMVSSGITGAVAAESEGLMQDFRAGQMINSTPRILTYMQLLAVPFGAIALAYMYPLLRDTYGIIGEHAQLLSPTSQRWVGFAKIVTQDLGAATLTPAAAMRWTWMKESFGAGVVVGTILTILELRKEWHKFLPSPTGMGIAMLIPFSAVTMIFVGAVADRIWKLVRPESHERYSIPIASGLIAGEALVAVVIPLLVTLRLMKLPS
- a CDS encoding 5'-3' exonuclease H3TH domain-containing protein; the protein is MIVHLIDGTYELFRHFYGLRRFAEGKDPKYGAAVGVLNTVLQMIEGGATHIGVATDRVIESFRNDLWPGYKTGAGIDRALWTQFRPLEDALEAMGVATWPMVELEADDALASAAHIAAKAPTVLKVSIWTPDKDLAQCVVGDRVVQVDRKSQKIRDEAGVREKFGVEPRFIPDYLALVGDSADGYPGLPGIGAVTAARLINRHGPLEDFPADVLEGEKRELALLFKTLATLRTDAPLFSNVSALQWRGPTPQFAEFGKRLEDQRVLKRAEAAASAL